The Bacteroidales bacterium genome has a segment encoding these proteins:
- a CDS encoding acyl carrier protein: MSKEHVYGVVKNVIMEVLPDVKPEMITIEKALKDLGANSIDRMEVVTMSMEELGLKIPLMSFAQVSNIEGMVDVLVENYANK, translated from the coding sequence ATGTCAAAAGAACACGTTTACGGAGTAGTTAAAAATGTTATCATGGAGGTTCTTCCAGATGTAAAACCTGAGATGATTACTATTGAAAAAGCATTAAAAGATCTGGGGGCAAACTCAATCGATCGGATGGAAGTCGTTACGATGTCAATGGAAGAGCTAGGCCTGAAAATACCATTAATGAGTTTTGCACAGGTCAGCAACATCGAGGGAATGGTTGATGTACTAGTCGAAAATTATGCCAATAAATAA